In Pyricularia oryzae 70-15 chromosome 2, whole genome shotgun sequence, one genomic interval encodes:
- a CDS encoding cell wall biogenesis protein phosphatase Ssd1, which yields MEQQQQQQPQQAQQQPQPQAGGVAGPAGRRLHIAHRRSPSELTPLMSMFANPNMEQLAIQQQIELLQQQQQQLQAQQQYVNLGMLPGQGMPGGAFNPLQPAMGPQGGFQFPNQLQQQQQQQQATMQQAPSHPLSHRRNQSALPNMGIGPPPAPSSGASGSAFNFETTSGQGRENSGGGRGGRGGGGSGGGHQRRHSLALADAKKAAELAQQKRTTTGFQFPGPNASDPSASAETPGEDNKPAAQPAAENQAPQGPSSRGRGGGHGRSQSMAVGRGGGRGNMSGDGGRGGHGRSSSRNFDSNWRNNQGGQGDQQQQGFQQQGHRSRGSMSQQGAPIGAFQYPGQPQLVQMPGQMMIPGMYAGQQQLTPMQIQQLQALQAAQMNGQHLVGLQGSQHAPQMGQQPQQQQRKTLFTPYLPQATLPALLGDGQLVSGILRVNKKNRSDAYVSTQDGLLDADIFICGSKDRNRALEGDLVAVELLDVDEVWGQKREKEEKKKRKDITDTRSGSTNGGNQNNANGEDGNTGEGGIRRRGSLRQRPTQKKNDDVEVEGQSLLLVEEEEISDEQKPLYAGHIVAVIERVAGQMFSGTLGLLRPSSQATKEKQEAERAARDGGRHQDSRHQEKPKIVWFKPTDKRVPLIAIPTEQAPRDFVEKHMDYADRIFVACIKRWPITSLHPFGTLVEQLGKMGDLKVETDALLRDNNFSSDDFSDAVLRSVGLQDWSIAKEDEAAIGERRDFRDEKTFTIDIDGSTELGNAVHVKTRPDGKIEIGIHVPDVAHFIKPNSLVDREAKKRGTAVHLINRTCALLPPKLAKEVCSLDPSEERLTVSVVFQVNPHNGVVADGDTWIGKSIIKSGGKLSLDEINTALSSDSAFTHDVVSQKDVQILNAVAQKFREARLGAGGEPIAPLRLFQQLDDENIPIEHNVFDSKEATELVEELMHKVNAAVAQRLAEGLPEKALLRRHAPPNPRRLQTIAERMNALGYELDTSSSGALQNSLFKVDNEDIRKGIETLLLKSMQRAKYFIAGKLAKQLWPHYALNLPLYTHFTSPTRRYADIMVHRQLDSILSEGKVEYTEDLENLVKTVESCNTKKDSAQNAQEQSIHIESCRKMDKVRQDAHGELISEGIVICVYESAFDVLIPEWGFEKRVHCDQLPLKKAEFRKEKRVLELYWEKGVPSSAYVPEDERPKAAASQRVSNAMAAARHAEEAQRAKKEREEATRKQTETGTISTDDVDALFDDDEDNGSDITEAMAGASLAERPTQSVPGSPARTSAVGTLHRTKSESKVPAVEPAESRLSNKEKYLSLFKLREEGGEYIQDVTEMTRVPVILKTDLSKSPPCLTIRSLNPYAL from the exons AtggagcagcaacagcagcagcagccgcaacAGGCTCAACAGCAGCCCCAGCCTCAGGCTGGCGGTGTTGCTGGTCCGGCTGGCCGTCGCTTGCACATCGCTCATCGCCGCAGCCCATCAGAGTTGACGCCCTTGATGAGCATGTTTGCCAATCCCAACA TGGAGCAACTAGCCATCCAGCAACAAATCGAGCtgctccagcagcagcagcagcaacttcAGGCACAGCAGCAGTATGTTAATCTAGGCATGCTTCCGGGGCAAGGTATGCCTGGTGGCGCATTCAATCCTTTGCAGCCCGCTATGGGACCCCAGGGCGGTTTCCAATTCCCGAACCAGctacaacagcagcagcagcagcagcaggctaCCATGCAGCAAGCTCCTTCCCACCCCCTCTCACATCGCCGTAATCAGTCGGCTCTTCCGAACATGGGCATTGGACCACCTCCGGCTCCCTCCTCGGGCGCATCAGGCTCTGCCTTCAACTTCGAGACCACCTCAGGTCAAGGCCGCGAAAACTCCggtggcggccgaggaggtcgCGGAGGAGGTGGCTCCGGTGGTGGTCACCAGAGAAGACACTCTTTGGCGCTTGCAGACGCAAAGAAGGCAGCTGAGCTCGCCCAACAGAAGCGCACAACGACTGGCTTCCAGTTCCCTGGCCCCAATGCATCTGATCCATCTGCCTCGGCCGAAACTCCAGGCGAAGATAACAAGCCTGCCGCTCAGCCTGCGGCCGAGAACCAAGCGCCGCAAGGCCCTTCGTCTCGGGGCCGAGGTGGCGGTCATGGTAGGAGCCAGAGCATGGccgtgggccgtggtggtggCCGGGGCAACATGTCGGGTGAcggcggccgtggtggaCACGGTCGTTCCTCTTCCCGCAACTTTGACAGCAACTGGCGCAACAACCAGGGTGGCCAGGGTGACCAACAGCAACAAGGCTTCCAGCAGCAGGGCCACCGTTCCCGTGGCTCTATGAGCCAGCAAGGCGCGCCCATCGGCGCCTTCCAGTACCCAGGGCAGCCTCAGCTTGTGCAGATGCCAGGCCAGATGATGATCCCTGGTATGTACGCCGGACAGCAACAGTTGACTCCTATGCAGATCCAGCAGCTCCAAGCTCTGCAGGCCGCGCAGATGAATGGTCAGCACTTGGTTGGTCTGCAGGGCAGCCAGCATGCCCCTCAGATGGGTCAGCaacctcagcagcagcagcgcaagACGCTCTTTACCCCCTATTTGCCCCAGGCAACCCTTCCTGCACTCCTTGGAGACGGGCAGCTTGTTTCTGGTATCCTTCGCGTCAACAAAAAGAACCGTAGTGACGCGTATGTCTCGACCCAGGATGGTCTACTTGACGCCGATATTTTCATTTGCGGAAGCAAGGACCGTAATCGCGCCCTGGAAGGCGATCTTGTAGCCGTCGAGCTACTTGATGTTGACGAAGTCTGGGGACAGAAGCGTGAGAaggaagagaagaagaagcggaAGGATATCACCGACACTCGTTCTGGCTCTACCAACGGTGGAAACCAGAACAATGCCAACGGTGAGGATGGCAACACCGGAGAAGGTGGCATCCGCCGCCGTGGTAGTTTGAGGCAGCGCCCGACGCAGAAGAAGAATGACGACGTCGAGGTCGAAGGCCAAAGCCTTCTGCTCgtcgaggaagaggagaTCAGTGACGAGCAGAAGCCTCTATACGCTGGCCACATTGTTGCCGTCATCGAGCGTGTCGCGGGTCAAATGTTCTCCGGTACCCTGGGTCTGCTGCGTCCCAGTAGCCAGGCCACCAAGGAGAAACAAGAGGCGGAGCGTGCGGCCAGGGACGGCGGCCGTCACCAGGACAGCCGCCACCAGGAGAAGCCAAAGATTGTCTGGTTCAAGCCTACGGACAAACGCGTTCCCCTTATTGCCATTCCGACTGAGCAGGCTCCTCGTGACTTCGTTGAGAAGCACATGGACTACGCCGATCGCATCTTTGTTGCTTGCATCAAGAGGTGGCCTATTACATCGCTCCACCCCTTCGGAACACTCGTCGAGCAGCTTGGTAAGATGGGTGACCTGAAGGTCGAGACGGATGCGCTGCTTCGTGACAACAACTTCTCCTCGGATGATTTCTCGGATGCTGTTCTGCGCAGCGTTGGACTTCAAGATTGGTCGATCGCCAAGGAGGACGAGGCTGCCATTGGCGAGCGTCGTGACTTCCGGGACGAAAAGACTTTCACCATCGACATCGACGGTTCAACAGAGCTCGGCAATGCTGTTCATGTCAAGACCAGGCCCGACGGCAAGATCGAGATCGGCATTCACGTGCCCGACGTTGCCCACTTCATCAAGCCCAACTCTCTCGTTGACCGTGAGGCTAAGAAGCGTGGAACTGCAGTCCACTTGATTAACAGGACCTGTGCTCTCCTGCCACCCAAATTGGCGAAGGAGGTTTGCTCTCTTGACCCGTCCGAGGAGCGTTTGACCGTCAGTGTCGTGTTCCAGGTCAACCCCCACAATGGTGTTGTCGCAGACGGAGACACTTGGATTGGCAAGAGTATCATCAAGTCTGGCGGCAAGCTCAGCCTTGATGAGATCAACACGGCCTTGTCGAGCGACTCTGCGTTCACTCATGATGTAGTGTCGCAGAAGGATGTTCAAATTCTCAAT GCTGTCGCACAGAAGTTCCGTGAAGCCCGTCTGGGCGCTGGCGGAGAGCCAATCGCTCCACTCCGGCTCTTCCAGCAATTGGATGATGAGAACATTCCCATTGAGCACAACGTCTTCGATTCTAAGGAGGCGACCGAGTTGGTTGAGGAGCTGATGCATAAGGTCAACGCGGCTGTCGCACAACGCCTTGCTGAGGGGTTGCCTGAAAAGGCGCTCCTCCGCAGACACGCACCGCCGAACCCGCGTCGTCTGCAGACCATTGCCGAGCGCATGAACGCACTCGGCTACGAACTCGACACGTCGAGCAGCGGTGCTCTTCAGAACAGCCTCTTCAAGGTTGATAACGAAGACATCAGGAAAGGTATTGAGACGTTGCTGCTCAAGTCTATGCAAAGGGCGAAGTACTTCATTGCTGGCAAGTTGGCCAAACAGCTGTGGCCCCACTACGCGCTTAACCTGCCGCTTTACACTCATTTCACCAGCCCTACAAGGCGCTATGCGGACATCATGGTTCACCGCCAGCTTGACTCCATCTTGTCTGAGGGCAAGGTTGAGTACACCGAGGATCTTGAGAACCTCGTTAAGACCGTCGAGTCCTGCAACACCAAGAAGGACTCGGCCCAGAACGCCCAGGAGCAGAGCATCCACATCGAGTCTTGCCGCAAGATGGACAAGGTGCGCCAGGACGCCCACGGAGAACTCATTAGCGAAGGTATCGTCATTTGCGTTTATGAATCTGCGTTTGACGTTCTTATTCCCGAATGGGGCTTTGAGAAGCGCGTGCACTGCGATCAGCTGCCACTCAAAAAGGCGGAGTTCCGCAAGGAGAAACGTGTTCTGGAGCTATACTGGGAGAAGGGCGTTCCAAGCTCGGCTTACGTGCCGGAAGACGAGCGTCCCAAGGCTGCCGCCTCACAGCGTGTCAGCAACGCCATGGCGGCTGCACGTCATGCAGAGGAGGCCCAGCGGGCCAAGAAGGAGCGGGAAGAGGCTACGCGCAAGCAGACCGAGACGGGCACTATTTCAACGGATGACGTTGATGCGCTCTtcgacgacgatgaggatAACGGATCAGACATTACTGAGGCCATGGCCGGCGCATCGCTTGCCGAACGTCCAACCCAGAGTGTCCCAGGTTCCCCTGCTAGAACCAGTGCCGTTGGAACTCTTCACCGTACAAAGTCGGAGTCCAAGGTGCCCGCGGTCGAGCCGGCAGAGAGTCGTCTGTCCAACAAGGAGAAGTACCTTAGCCTTTTTAAGTtgagggaggagggtggcgAGTACATCCAAGACGTCACCGAGATGACGCGCGTGCCTGTAATCCTCAAGACGGATCTCAGCAAGAGCCCACC GTGCTTGACCATTCGGTCTCTCAACCCGTATGCTCTTTGA